The genomic window AAGTAAAACTTAAAGGGACATCCGGCAAATTAAAATTTGCTTAACattccagaaaataaatgaaaatgaatataattcTTGGATGAATCTAATGATGGAATATAATTTATGTGAAAGAAATAATGGGGAAATGGAGCATATATAGGAATTTGATGAAGCATTCATTTCAAGAAGAAAGATAACATCAGATGGCTCagatatcataaaataaaatggcattgcTAAATGATAACAAAAAGCTTGTCAATACATGGAAAGTctacaaaaattatgaaatgatGTGTGACTCCTGGAATTCTTATCTAGAATTTTCTCAGACAATTATGTCTACAGAGATGCTGAAATATACTCGTTGTTTCTGCCTGATATGAATGTGAATCGGAATCTAGGATAGGATATGCACTGACTACATATCAAGCAGTTCAGTGTAACGTTTAAGAACGAAAATGCATGGGTTTCCTATCTTAGCTCTGCCATTGACaggttgtgtgactttgggcagtcTATCTAATTTACTCTGTTCTtccatttcctcttttgtaaaatggagataatagtaaCCATCCTCAAGGAGGATAAAACGAGTTAAAATTTGTAAAGTGTAAAGCTCAGAGCCTGACCCATAGTATTAGATGAGtgtttgttattaaaaaaaaaaaatgcacagaatTTGAATCCTGGTCTCCTTAGGACTAGCCCACTATCTTATAATTcagcactttttattttactttattttatttatttactttttgagacagagtctggctctgtcacccagactggagtgcagtggtatgatctcagctcactgcaacctctgcctttcgggttcaagcgattctcctgcctcagcctcccaagtagctgggatctgggattatagatatgtgtcagcacacccggctattttttttgtatttttagtaggcatgaggtttcaccatgttggccaggctggtctggaactcctgacctcaagcgatccacccaccttggcctctcaaagtgctgggattacaggcatgagccaccacacccagtcagttCAACACTTTTTTAAAGGGTATCagaaaggccgggcacggtgtctcacacctgtaattccagcactttgggaggctgaagtgggtggattacctgaggtgaggagttcaagaccagcctgggcagcatggtgaaagtccatctttactaaaaatacaaaaattagcttggcgcggtggtggatgcctgtaatcccagctactcaggaagccgaggcaggagaatagcttgagcctaggaggcaaaggctgcagtgagccgagactacatCATTatactcccacctgggcaacagagccagactccatcacacacacacacacacacacacacacgcggggttcagtggctcatgcctgcaatcccagcactttgggaggccgaggtgggcagatcacaaggtcaagaaattgagatcatcctggccaacatggtgaaaccccgtcactaccaaaagtacaaaaattagccgggcgtgatggcgggtgcctgtagtaccagctactcaagaggctgatgcagaattgcttgaacccgtaagatggaggttgcagggagcagacatcatgccactgcactccagcctggcaacagagtgagactccgtctcattaaaaaaaaaaaaaaaaaggataccaGGAAATAGCCCCACATAGCTCTTTGACCTACCAGTTTGTTGTACATAAGAGAACACTGTACTCCATTGGCTTAAACAAATAGGGGGTTGTTTTTCTTAAATCACAAGAAGTCTGGAAGGAGGTAACTGCCCATTTGGTTCAGAAGGTTATTTATATCAGGGCAGATAACTCTGAaattctctgttctttctctcaTGCTTACAAGATGGCAACTGTACCTCCAGCCATGATATGCACAGTGAATTCAAAaaacagggaaaggaaaggacTACACTAGTAAAATATTTCTCAGCAGTCCTTCCAGCAGATTCTGACTTGACTCAGAATCATGGCTTGGCCCAGCCACCTCATTGTATTCCAGGTAACCTTCCAACCGGCCTTGTGGGTCTGATCATCTTCTACAGCCAGAGCCTAGACATCAGTGATGTGAGCCATTCATCTGCTTTTTTTGACAGGTGAATTTTTGAGGGGAATGGAAACTGGATGCTCAGCTCCTGTGGGAACAAGGTGTCAGAACAAGCTTTGGTTCTGACAGGTCTGCTAAGGTCTTCCCTTGGGTGAGGAAAGCTGGAGTTCTGTGGGCTCTCAGTTGGCTAGTTTCACAGATAATTAAAACTGGCTTTTGGCATTTGGCAGGGTAGCTTGATGCTGACATCTCTCATGGTGAATCCCATGTctcttgaaaacaaaataatggtgCTTAGTTTAATTTTGTTGCACTCCTCTTTTGTGCTGGATGTTTATTATGCCAGTTTCTAAAACTGACTTTCAACTAGCTCTGTGGATGACTAACACAGGGGCCCAATAAATGGACTGCAGGCATTTTAGCTGCCTTTAATTCAAGGGAAAAAGTTACTTAATATGGTAAGAAGTATCAACCCATCCTATCATCCCTGCATTCCACATTTCTGTAATACTGCTTTGTGCAGAGGCTATCAATTTCCCCAAAGCCTTGCCTTCTATGGACAGAGTCTGGGTACAAAGAGGATAGTTTAATTAGCTGCTTCACATATCTCAAACTATTGGGAAATAAGCTTTCCATCTTACACAAGAGAGGGAATCTCCGCTGATAACTGCCTCATCTATGCATTGGCTACTTAGATGTGAAAAGCATCCCAGGGCAGTTCCTATTATACGGGGGATGGTCATTGTACAGGAATACCCACGGGTTGAGTTGCCATAGATATCTTGAGAAGATGCCATGATTGCATTTAGTATAACGTGAAATGCTTTCTAGATGGCAGAGTACTATGCAAATATAGACATTATTATAGAATTTCAACCAGAGCTGGCCCTTGGAAGATGAGTAGAATTTCAGCAGATGGAGAAGGTAATATGAATCATTAGTGCTTGAGGGGTGTGGAAGAGTAAAAGTAAATGCTGAGTTTtgggagaaaaatatgtattcctATAATAATGGAATGCATAATTATTTAGAAAGATGCAGTTACAGAAGTTGAAAAATGGGGTTAAGGTCAGCCAAATCACAGAAGATGTTGAATGCCATTCTGAGAGAGTGAGATTTCCTGCAGGTCATGGGAAATCACTGACAATTTTTGAGGAGAGAAGTAATCTATATTTCAGGAATATAATCCTAGTGGTAGTGATAAGGGTGACATGGAGATGCAAAAGTGGAGCCAGTAAGACCACCTACAGAGCTTATTCAATAAGGCAACAGCAGGAAAAATAGACATGAAGTTTCAAATTGGAGAAACGTTGCAGAGAACAAATTACTGGAATTACACTATTGATGGGAAATTGTGGTAGCAACTGTTAGTGGTCTCGCAATATCTACTTTCTCTCTTGTATTACTCTGCTTGGGCTGCcacaacaaagtaccacaaaccagGTGGCTGAAGTGACAGAAACATActgtctcccagttctggaggatATACCTCTGAAATTGAAGTGTCAGTGGGGTAAGTTATTTGTGGGGGCTGGGCGGGAGAATCTGTTCCACGCCTGTCTCCTCGCTCCTAGTGACAGCTGGCAGTCCTTGGTGTTTCTCCCATGtgcttctgtcttcttttcttttttctctttcttttctgtttctttcctcccctcctcctcctctttctcctcctccttctgcttcttcttcctcttcttctctctctctcttcttcttttgatagagtctcactttgtcacccagtctggagtgcagtggtgcaaaaccaactcactgcagcttccaccttctggcctgaagcaatcctccgaCTTTGGGACTCCTGCTtcagtcccaagtagctggaactgctaCTTGGGTAACATAAGAGTCCCAGTCATTTCCCAAATTAACAGGTATTATCATCAGTATGTCAGACAGACATCTTCCCTGATATAGtttgctgtgtctccacccaaatttcatcttgaattgtagctcccataatccccacgcattgtgggagggacctactgggaagtaattgaatcctAGGGGCaggttttcctgtgctgttcttgtgacagtgaataagtctcacgagatctgatggttttataaagggcagttcccctgaaCACActcttttgcctgccaccatgtaagatgtgactttgctcttcctttacGTTCTGCCATGAgggtgaagcctccccagccatgtggaactgtgagtccattaagactctttgtctctatgaattacccagtcgtaggtatttcttcatagcagtatgaaaatggactaatacactccccctccaaaagaaaaaaaaggaatgaacagtCTATCTCAATTATTAGAAGTACTTAAGAAAGGGTATCTTCAGCCTCATATATAGTCTAAGAAATATTACAACAAAGAATATTAATATAGCTTGAAGCTAAAACGTGTTCTTGAAATCTTCCCTTGGTGTTTCTTATGTTTACTGCTGTTCATGAAATTCAACTGGATAAGGCTTTTCTCCTACAGTCTCACTGTGTAGtagaatgaaaaagataaaaaagacatgcaaatatttcttctataCATAGAAAACAGTATTATCTAAATCAAATATGGAATCATCATAAGAATAATCAGAAGTGAATAATGTATTATAATTCATAAAAAGTAATAACTTACCTAATGAAGTTTTAAAAGCAATAATACCCATTGTATTGTTTATGCTGTAAAAACACAATCTGTGTGTAGATTAATATTTTCCACAAAAGATCTGTAAAACATGACTAAGATTGTTAGATATGGTCTGAAAAGCAGAGAAAGCAAATCTGGACATGTTGATAGTTATCAAGAGGTTCCAAAAATTGTGAACTGACATTCTCATAAAATAGTATTTCAGTCAAGTTTTATACAAAcgcttcattttttaaagcacaaaccATCTCATTATGGTTGGCAAATCatgaaacaacaaaagcaaacccAGCAGAATAGGCTCTAAATACTCAATTAAGCGTTAtcgttatttatttaaaaagaaactggCCGGGCGgggtgacccacacctgtaatcccagcactttgggaggccgaggcaggtggatcatttgaagtcaggagttcgagaccagcctggccaacatggtgaaaccccatctctactaaaactacaaaaaaattagccaggtgtggtggcatgcacctgtggtctcagccacttgggaggctgaggcaggagaataattgaacccaggaggtggaggttgcagtgagctgagatcacgccactgcactccagcctgggtgacagagctaggctctcacacacacacacacacacaaaaacctgaccattaaaaatgactttatgaaaatattatttccttttgtaaCAATGGGGTTGAGGAGTCTTAATAATTTTCTAACATGTAAAGCAGGAAGGGTATATCAAACCTTGCAAATATCACAATAACTCATAAAACTTTATTAAGGCTTTATTGAGAGGTGAGGCCACTGAActtcctgagtctagtggggacttggggaacttgcctgtcttacaagaggattgtaaaatgcaccaatcagtgctctgtaaaatgcaccaatcagtgctctgtaaaacacactaatcagcgctctgtaaaacgcaccaatcagcaggatttTAAAAGTAGCCAATTGCGGGGAGGACtgaaaaaagggcactctgaCAGGGCAGAAATGGAACACGGAAGGGgacataaaggaataaaagctggccaccccagccagcaggggCAACCCGCTgaggtccccttccatgctgtggaagctttgtcctTTTGCTCTTCAAAATAAACCTTGCTACCGTTCACTCTTTGGGTCCTTGCCATCTttcagagctgtaacactcaccacgaaggcctgtggcttcattcttgaagtcagtgagaccacgaacccaccggcaggaaccaactctggacacactGTTAAGGTAGATAGATCTTCAATAGAtctactcttttttatttatttttatttttggcagttTTATAACCAGGTACCAAGGATGcacaatttaaaaaagtaaacccAACTTTTACATTAAGATATGACCAAAAATCATCAATAATACATCGTTTTAATGCTAGTAGAATCTTATTCTGACACCAATTCTATTAGCATAATTATAatgccaattttaaaaatctagtttagACCTTGATTGGAAACATTCAGGAAAACATCCATGGCTTGCTACTTTCTCTTTACCTCTACCACTATGCTTCTCCCCACCAGCCCTCCCTCCACATCCTCTGACTCAGAGACTATTTGGAGAGGACACCTGTTTTAAATGGATCCACAGGAAATACCTATGTTGCCTTTTCATAATCCGACCCTGCATCTGGTTGGCTGAAATGAAAATGTTGCCCACAGACTGATGCAACTTCAGTGTGACAACATTTACTGGAAGGCAGGAGGGATTccagtttatatttattttccttccattAAGCCCTGGTAGTGcagtgtaagaaaaaaataagtaaaagggCAAAACCAGTTTAACACCCAAAAGATTAGTATTAAATTACACGCAGGGGTTTTACATccacacttggattttttttttaaagctgaatgcAATCCTGTGGCAGAAAGTTATTTGATAATCCTTTCTTTATAGCTTTTTATTTACAAACCACTTGTCCAAAGTTCATATTCTAGCTGATGTTACATACTAATATGACATTAATCAATCTCTGGTGGAAAAGTGCTGCGTAGCCTACCCATTGAAAGCAGAATTTAGAGTTTCCTAGTGATTGACAGTCGTCAGTCAACACTGAAAACTTTATTGCTCCAAAATACCGAAAGTCACTCGTGGCTGAATGTGCTCGGGTTTACACCCCACGTTCACACCCCCACTGGATATCTCCGCACTGGTCACCCGCTCTCAACCAACTGCAACTACCCCAAGAAGCATCACCGCGATTCCGGGAGGTGGGGGGGACATTTGTGGACACTGGGGTCCCCTCCTTCAATCTAGGTTCCCCGCCCCCTCACCCGGCCCGGCGCCCACTAGCCACAGGCCCCGCTTCCCCCTGGAGATCAGCGCGCACTTCCCGAGCCTCCGTCGCACTCAGAGGTCGCACCCACTCCTAGGACTCCTAGGGGGTGCCCCGGCCGCGTGTCCCGGGACCCTGCGATCTCAAGAGCAGAATGACGAAGGTGACGAAAGAGATGACGACATGCCGCCTGCCAGGCCGTGGCCGGCAGTGGAGAGCGTCCGCAATCCGCGCCCAGCCAGTACAGGTCACCCGGGCGCTCGCGGCCGCGCCAGTCCCCGGGGTCGCGCGCCCAGCCCCCtcgccgcccccgccccgccccgccccgccccgcccccgcccctcgCCAGCTCCCGCCCCGCGCCAGTGTTCCCACGGCGCCCGCCCCCACGCGCCGGgcgtctccctccctccctcccgccctccTCGCCGCCCAGCCAGCCCAGGCCTCTGGCGAACATGGCGCTTGTCCCCTGCCAGGTGCTGCGGGTGGCAATCCTGCTGTCCTACTGCTCTATCCTGTGTAACTACAAGGCCATCGAAATGCCCTCGCACCAGACCTACGGAGGGAGCTGGAAATTCCTGACGTTTATTGATCTGGTAAGGCCGTCCCCTCCCCCTACTCGCCCCGCACcccgtgcctgtgtgtgtgtgtgtgtgtgtgtgtgtgtgtgtgtgtgtgtgtgtgtgtgtgtggatgcgCGAGCACCTGCGCACGTGCGCGCCTCCAGCATCCACCCGTGTCCTCGCCTCTTCCCCAGTGATTGCGTGTGAAGGCCTGGCTGCCCCCGCAGCGGCATCTTCTGAACCACTCACCCTTACCTGGCTGGGTTACCCTTACCTGGCAGCTGGGGGACAAATGGAGGTGGGGCGCAGCCAGGTGGTGGGCTCATTGGAGGGGGACACCGAACTGCTTCTAAGAGGTGACACGGGAAGAATCTTCAACTAACAAAAGCATCGGACCTGATCATGAGTGGCCTGAGACCCATTCGCCCTCAAGGTGCTTTTCAAAGCACCCACCGTGGGATGAACTTGGTGCAACTGAAGGAAACTGGGTATTGTCTAGTGATTTGGAACTTCACCTGAAAGAATCAAATCCTTCTCATAAGGGAGAGAAAGCACCTAATAAAGTTGTCTTCTTTGCATCTGTTTTTTCCCCCACCCTTTGTCAATAATTTACTTTCAACCTTTACCCCGTAAATGTTAGGAGACAGAGATTTTCAAAGTGCATTTCCAAGGTGACGGTACACACTTCTCTGTCTTCCGATGTACAAGTTTACAGTAGTTTGCATAAGCAGCTCCTCTGTTGGCACAATATGATAATCTTGACAGGTGCCGGTTATTATTAGTATATCATTTTgaaagtttttctatttctggcaGTAAAAGGCCCTCTTCAACCCCCCCTGGAGAACAGAACATAGGCATAAGGCCCAATAATGAACTCATGGATGGACCTAGGAATTTCAGGGTAAAGGTGATTAAGACACACGCTAAAAGGTTATTAGGAAGAGGCTTAAAACAAAAGCAGTGAAGTTCGAAAGCACTCAGAGAAATTGTAGAACCAATTCCTGGGACTCCCTGAACTGTTTATCCAAGACTATACACTAGGTTGGCCACACTAGCAAGATTATAATCTCTTGTTGACCCTCCATTCTGATGAAGAGAACATGAtacctgttttaaaaatttccaaagcCTTAGGATGCCTCAAAGAAATGCAGAGAGgcttttggtttaaaaataacaccttatatttgcattatattagATGCTTTCAGAGTggaatttcaattcttttgcccAGGAGTCTCCAAACTGTGCACATACCCTTAGGCCCACAAGACTTCACAGGGCATAGAATGTTTCAAGGGTTTTAATTTTCAGATCCTCGTCTTCCAACTCTGCTTGAAACTAATTTCCCTCTGAACATGGGTGATGCCTGCCAattctttcattctccccattCATCCAAGTGAGGAGCACGTGACAAGGCTCTGGGGTGTAATTTTCTGTCTGTTCCTTTTAGCTTCCAGAAGATAGATGGCTGTCACCAGGACTATCTTTCTATTTGATTGAACAACAGTGTTGGAGTTGTCTTGACAGAAAGTCTTATTGGGTTGATTGGCTGTCAATGAGGATTGGTTTTGCCAATTATGTCGTGTCGCAGACATTTTCCATACATTGAATGAGCTAAATCTGCAACCCTGAGGTTCTGATGCATATGTATATGAAGCAAGCATACCAGCCATAGAGCGCCAGAAAGATGTCCCTTTTTCAAGTGTTTACACTTAACTATGTTAAGGATGTTgagatgttatttaaaaatatgtgcatagatTTTCAGAATTCTTTGAGGGTCTGTGAGCAAAACTCCTTTTGGGACACTACCTTATCCCATTCCTAAGTCAGA from Macaca fascicularis isolate 582-1 chromosome 4, T2T-MFA8v1.1 includes these protein-coding regions:
- the AIG1 gene encoding androgen-induced gene 1 protein isoform X20, encoding MTKVTKEMTTCRLPGRGRQWRASAIRAQPVQVLRVAILLSYCSILCNYKAIEMPSHQTYGGSWKFLTFIDL